GCACGTCGGGCCCATGTACTCCGACGCCATCGGATCTGTGAAGATCAAGAGCAAGGACCCGCGGGTCAAGCCCGCGCTGCGCTTCAATTACCTCTCCACCGAGCAGGACCGCCGGGAGTGGGTCGAGGCGATCCGGGTCGCCCGCAGGATCCTCAACCAGCCCGCCCTCGCCCCCTACAACGCCGGTGAGATCTCGCCCGGACCCTCCGTCGACAGCGACGAGGAGATCCTCGACTGGGTCGCCAAGGAGGGCGAGACCGCCCTGCACCCCTCGTGCACCTGCAAGATGGGCACCGACGAGATGTCCGTCGTCGACCCGCAGAGCATGCGGGTGCACGGTCTGGACGGGCTGCGCGTGGTGGACGCGTCGGTCATGCCCTATGTCACCAACGGCAACATCTACGCACCGGTGATGATGATCGCCGAGAAGGCGGCCGACCTCATCCTCGGCAAGGAGCCGCTGGAACCCTCCAAGGCCGTGTACTACCGGCACCGCGACGCCCAGCAGCAGGCCGGGTGAGCCATGGGCGCCGACGCCCTGCGGGCGCTGCTCACCCGCGTGCGGTACGAGGTGCTGCCGGCGAAGGCGGCGGAGGAGAAGGTTCTCGCCCATGTGCCCCGCGATGTCGTGGTCACGGTCACGGCGTCGCCGGTCAAGGGGCTGGAGCCGACGCTTCTCCTCACCGAGCGGCTCGCCGCCCACGGCTACCGTGTCGTCCCGCATGTGCCCGCACGGCTCCTGCGGGACGACACGCACCTGAAGGACGTCGCCGAACGGCTGCGTGCGGCGCGCGTCGACGACGTCTTCCTGCCGGCCGGTGACGCCGATCCGCCGGCCGGGCCGTACCACGCGGCGCTGCCGGTGCTGCGCGCTCTGACCGACCTCGGCAGGCCCTTCGCGGAGATGGGGATCACCGGCTATCCGGAGAGCCATCCCCTCATCCACGACGACATCACCATCCAGTCGATGTGGGACAAGCGGGCGCACGCCACATACATCGTCAGCAACCTGTGCTTCGATGCGCGTGTACTCGGCGACTGGATCTCCCGGATCCGGCGCCGCGACATCACCCTGCCCGTCTACGTCGGCGTGGCCGGGCCCGTCCAGCGGGCCAAGCTGCTGTCGATGGCGACGAAGATCGGGGTGGGCGAGTCGACGCGCTTTCTCACCCGGCATCCGTCCTGGTTCCTGCGGTTCGCGGCACCCGGCGGGTACGCCCCCGAGCGGCTGCTCGGCCGCGGCGCACAGGCGTTCGCCGGGCCCGCGGCGGCGGTGGCCGGCCTCCACCTCTTCACCTTCAACCAGATCGCCGAGACGGAGCGCTGGCGCCGTGCGGCACTGGACCGGCTGGGCGGCTGACGCGCGCAGGGGAGCGACGCGGCGGCGGCCAAATCGAGATACACCGACCCCTTGACGGCTCTCGGCCGATTCGGCCAGGGTGTTCCACCACAAGCAATTCAATGCACAATGCGCAACGAATTCTTCGAAGGGCGCGGCCGTGGCAGATCTGTACGTGGACGGAGAATGGCGCGCCGCTGTGGCCGGCGGCCACCGGGAGATCCGCTGTCCGGCGGACGGCACGCTGGTCGCGACCGTCTCGGAGGCGACCCGCCCCGACACCGAGGCCGCGATCGCCGCCGCCCGCCGCGCCTTCGACGCGGGCCCCTGGCCCCGTACCCCCGAGCGTGAGCGCGGCGCACTGCTGCTGCGCACCGCCGGCATCCTCGAGCGCGACGCCAAGGACATCGCCCGCGCCGAATCCCTCGACACCGGCAAGCGCCTGGTGGAGAGCGAGTACGACATCGCCGACGTCGTCTCCTGCTTCCGCTACTACGGCGGCATCGCCGGCACCAGCGCGGGACGGGTGGTCGACACCGGACGCGAGGACGCCCTCAGCCGGGTCACCTACGAGCCCGTCGGCGTGTGCGGACTGATCACTCCCTGGAACTACCCGCTGCTGCAGGCCAGTTGGAAGGTCGCCCCGGCCCTTCTCGCGGGCAACACCGTCGTCCTCAAGCCCAGCGAGCTCACGCCCTCCACCTCCATCCTGCTGATGAAGGCCCTTCAGGAGGCGGGGCTCCCGGCCGGCGCCGCCAATCTGGTACTGGGCGCCGGAGCCGAGGCCGGCGCCCCGCTGGCCGAGCACCCGGCCGTCGACATGGTGTCGTTCACCGGCGGGCTGCAGACCGGGCGGCACATCATGGCCACCGCCGCGGCGACGGTGAAGAAGGTCGCGCTGGAACTCGGCGGCAAGAACCCGAACGTGGTCTTCGCCGACGCCGACTTCGAGACCGCCGTCGACTTCGCGCTCACCGCCGTCTTCCTGCACTCCGGGCAGGTCTGCTCGGCCGGAGCCCGCCTCATCGTCGAGGACTCGATCCACGACGCCTTCGTCGACGAGGTCGTACGCCGCGCCCGGCGGATCCGCCTCGGCGGCCCCTTCGACCCCGAGGCCGAGACCGGCGCGCTGATCTCCGCACAGCACCGCGAGAAGGTCGAGGCGTACGTCGCCGCAGGCCTGGCCGAGGGCGCCGTACTGCGCTGCGGCGGCGCACGCCCCGACGACCCCGCGCTCGCGGACGGCTTCTACTACCCGCCCACGGTCCTCGACGAGTGCCGGCAGGACATGCGCGTGGTGCACGAGGAGTCCTTCGGACCCGTGCTCACCGTCGAGCGTTTCCACGACGAGGACGACGCCGTCCGCATCGCCAACGACACCGAGTACGGCCTCGCCGGAGCCGTCTGGACCGAGGACGCGGGCAAGGCCCAGCGGGTGGCCCGCGGGCTGCGCCACGGCACCGTGTGGATCAACGACTACCACCCCTATGTGCCGCAAGCGGAATGGGGCGGTTTCGGGCTCTCGGGCGTGGGCCGCGAGCTGGGGCCGACCGGCCTCGACGAGTACCGAGAGCCCAAGCACGTCTGGCAGAACATCCAACCCCGGCCGCAGCACTGGTTCCGCGGCTGAACGCCGAAGAGAGGTCGATCATGACCCCAGCACAGACCGAGGTGTCGCAGCGGCGCGACACGTCCCAGGACCCCAAGGATCGCACCCCGGTCATCTCCGTGCGCCGGCTGTGGAAGGTGTTCGGGCCGAAGGCCGCCGAGGTGCCGGGCTCCGAGGAGCTGTGCGGACTCACCCGCCGCGAGCTCATGGACCGCACCGGCTGCACCGCCGCCGTACGGGACGTGAACTTCGAGGTGTCGCCCGGCGAGGTCTTCGTCGTCATGGGCCTGTCCGGCTCCGGCAAGTCCACCCTGGTGCGATGTCTGACCCGGCTGATCGAACCCACCGCGGGGGAGATCGTCTTCGAGGGCGAGGACATCCGCGGCGCCGACCCGCGGCGGCTGCGCGAACTGCGGCGCAGCAAGTTCTCGATGGTGTTCCAGCACTTCGGTCTGCTGCCGCACCGCAAGGTCGTCGACAACGTGGCGTTCGGCCTGGAGATACGGGGCATGGGCAGGGCCGAGCGCACCAAGAAGGCCCTGGAGACCGTCGAGCTGGTGGGCCTGGCCGGATACGAGAACTCCTACCCCGACCAGCTCTCCGGCGGTATGCAGCAGCGTGTCGGCCTGGCCCGCGCCCTCGCCGGCGACCCCGACGTCCTCTTCTTCGACGAGCCGTTCTCCGCGCTCGACCCGTTGATCCGCCGCGACATGCAGAGCGAGGTCATCCGCCTGCACCACGAGGTCGGCAAGACCATGGTGTTCATCACCCACGACCTCTCCGAGGCCCTGAAGCTGGGCGACCGCATCCTGATCATGCGTGACGGGAAGATGGTCCAGTGCGGCACAGGCGACGAACTCGTCGGCGCCCCGGCCGACGACTACGTACGCGACTTCGTGAAGGACGTGCCGCGCGGCGACGTCCTCACCCTGCGCTGGATCATGCGCCCGGTGGAGCCCGAAGACGCCCTGGACGGGCCCGAGTTGGGGCCGGACGTCGTGGTGCGCGAGGCCACCCGGGCCGTCCTGGCCGCCGAGAAGCCGGTCAAGGTCGTGGAGAACGGCAAGCTGCTCGGCATCGTCGGCGACGAGGAGATCCTCTCCGTCGTCGCCGGACAGTCAGCCGGTCGGGAAGGCGGTGCGTGATGGCCGTCGTCGCCGACGCGACCGCGCCGGTCGCGACGATACGTAAGAAGGTCAGCCGCCCCATGGTGGTGGCGGCGATCCTGCTCGCCTGGCTGGTGCTCTTCGCCGTGCTGCGCGGCCGGCAGACGCTGACCCTCGCCGCCGCCGACCTCACCGGCCTGCACCGCTGGCTGAACGACGTCAACGACACCATCGGAGCCAACCGCAACTCCAACCCGGTCTTCCTGTACTTCTTCAACGAGATCCGGCTGGCCATCGACAACCTGGTGACCTTCGTCCAGTCCCTGATCTCCCAGCCCACCGGCTCCCGTCCGGTCCCGCAGATCGGCTGGCTCGGCGTCGTCGGACTCACCGGCTATGTCTCCTGGGCCGTGGGCAACTGGCGAGTGGCCCTGCTGGCCGTGGCCGGCTTCACCTTCTTCGGACTGCAGGGTCTGTGGCAGGAGAGCATGGACACGCTGGCGCTGACCCTGTCGGCGGTCCTCGTGGCGCTGCTCATCGGCATCCCGCTCGGCGTGTGGGCCGGTCTGTCCGACCGGTTCAACCGGATCATGACGCCCTTCCTGGACTTCATGCAGACGATGCCGACCTTCGTCTACCTCGCCCCGCTGACCCTGATCTTCCTCATCGGCGGGGCTTCTGCCGTGATCACCACGGTGATCTACGCGGCACCGCCCGCCATCCGCATCACCGCGCACGCCATCCGCTCGGTTCCCGAGACCACCGTCGAGGCGGCGGACTCGCTCGGTACGACACGCACACAGCAACTGCTCAAAGTGCTGCTGCCGATGTCGAAGCGCACGGTGGTCATGGGCGTCAACCAGACCATCATGGCCGCCCTGGCCATGGTCACCATCGCCGCCCTGATCGACGCGCCCGGCCTCGGCAAGACCGTCGTCCAGGCCCTGCAGTCGCTCGACGTCGGCACGGCCTTCAACGCCGGCCTCGCCATCGTCGTCATGGCCATCGTGCTCGACCGGGTGACCACGGCGGCGGCCGGCCGCGCCGAGGCGGCCCGGCGCAGCGGTGGCCGCCTGACCAGGTGGCGCCGCCCGCTGCTGGCGGCGGGCGGGATCGGTGCCGCCGTCCTCGTCTACCTGTCCCACACCTACGTGTGGGCAGCCGAGTTCCCCGGCAACGGCAGCATGGGCAGTCACATCGCGAGCGCGGCCGACACGACGACCACCTGGCTGCAGGACCATGTCTCGGGCCTGACCAACGGCTTGCGCGACGTCCTCACCACCGGTCTGCTCAACCCGTTCCAGACGCTGCTCACCGACTCCCCGTGGTGGCTGGTCGGCGCCGTCCTGGCCGGGCTCGGCGTGGTGCTGGGCGGCTGGCGCGCCGGGGTGATCGCCGCCGTGTGCGTCGGGCTGCTGGTCGGCACGGGCGTGTGGTCGGACGGCATGACGACCCTCGCCTCGACCGCCGTGGCCACGG
Above is a genomic segment from Streptomyces fodineus containing:
- a CDS encoding 5,10-methylenetetrahydrofolate reductase, whose amino-acid sequence is MGADALRALLTRVRYEVLPAKAAEEKVLAHVPRDVVVTVTASPVKGLEPTLLLTERLAAHGYRVVPHVPARLLRDDTHLKDVAERLRAARVDDVFLPAGDADPPAGPYHAALPVLRALTDLGRPFAEMGITGYPESHPLIHDDITIQSMWDKRAHATYIVSNLCFDARVLGDWISRIRRRDITLPVYVGVAGPVQRAKLLSMATKIGVGESTRFLTRHPSWFLRFAAPGGYAPERLLGRGAQAFAGPAAAVAGLHLFTFNQIAETERWRRAALDRLGG
- a CDS encoding aldehyde dehydrogenase family protein; the encoded protein is MADLYVDGEWRAAVAGGHREIRCPADGTLVATVSEATRPDTEAAIAAARRAFDAGPWPRTPERERGALLLRTAGILERDAKDIARAESLDTGKRLVESEYDIADVVSCFRYYGGIAGTSAGRVVDTGREDALSRVTYEPVGVCGLITPWNYPLLQASWKVAPALLAGNTVVLKPSELTPSTSILLMKALQEAGLPAGAANLVLGAGAEAGAPLAEHPAVDMVSFTGGLQTGRHIMATAAATVKKVALELGGKNPNVVFADADFETAVDFALTAVFLHSGQVCSAGARLIVEDSIHDAFVDEVVRRARRIRLGGPFDPEAETGALISAQHREKVEAYVAAGLAEGAVLRCGGARPDDPALADGFYYPPTVLDECRQDMRVVHEESFGPVLTVERFHDEDDAVRIANDTEYGLAGAVWTEDAGKAQRVARGLRHGTVWINDYHPYVPQAEWGGFGLSGVGRELGPTGLDEYREPKHVWQNIQPRPQHWFRG
- a CDS encoding quaternary amine ABC transporter ATP-binding protein, which encodes MTPAQTEVSQRRDTSQDPKDRTPVISVRRLWKVFGPKAAEVPGSEELCGLTRRELMDRTGCTAAVRDVNFEVSPGEVFVVMGLSGSGKSTLVRCLTRLIEPTAGEIVFEGEDIRGADPRRLRELRRSKFSMVFQHFGLLPHRKVVDNVAFGLEIRGMGRAERTKKALETVELVGLAGYENSYPDQLSGGMQQRVGLARALAGDPDVLFFDEPFSALDPLIRRDMQSEVIRLHHEVGKTMVFITHDLSEALKLGDRILIMRDGKMVQCGTGDELVGAPADDYVRDFVKDVPRGDVLTLRWIMRPVEPEDALDGPELGPDVVVREATRAVLAAEKPVKVVENGKLLGIVGDEEILSVVAGQSAGREGGA
- a CDS encoding ABC transporter permease, yielding MAVVADATAPVATIRKKVSRPMVVAAILLAWLVLFAVLRGRQTLTLAAADLTGLHRWLNDVNDTIGANRNSNPVFLYFFNEIRLAIDNLVTFVQSLISQPTGSRPVPQIGWLGVVGLTGYVSWAVGNWRVALLAVAGFTFFGLQGLWQESMDTLALTLSAVLVALLIGIPLGVWAGLSDRFNRIMTPFLDFMQTMPTFVYLAPLTLIFLIGGASAVITTVIYAAPPAIRITAHAIRSVPETTVEAADSLGTTRTQQLLKVLLPMSKRTVVMGVNQTIMAALAMVTIAALIDAPGLGKTVVQALQSLDVGTAFNAGLAIVVMAIVLDRVTTAAAGRAEAARRSGGRLTRWRRPLLAAGGIGAAVLVYLSHTYVWAAEFPGNGSMGSHIASAADTTTTWLQDHVSGLTNGLRDVLTTGLLNPFQTLLTDSPWWLVGAVLAGLGVVLGGWRAGVIAAVCVGLLVGTGVWSDGMTTLASTAVATVLVMLLGVVFGVWMGRSELVDRLVRPTLDAAQVMPPFVYLVPFLALFGATRFTAIVAAVVYAAPVAIKIIADGVRNVSESTVEAATSSGCNTWQIITKVQLPMARSALTLATNQGLIYVLSMVVVGGLVGAGALGYDVVAGFSQGQLYGKGLAAGLAIVLLGVMFDRITQAAARRTRA